From a region of the Trichoderma atroviride chromosome 6, complete sequence genome:
- a CDS encoding uncharacterized protein (EggNog:ENOG41), with protein MSANHRQLVFDKALEEFKRYLKPRELEDLKATTSENLSRIIGEIQTRQHWERRPQNLSRLDRFLEAINQYEQVVKTFCNNNDVVPFLRGPIKWLLQATSADPEAFNELLDTYKGIGESLPLLTQYQTLFQAKPHMVQNLWLIYDDVLAFHSIIFRYFQQPL; from the exons ATGTCCGCCAATCATCGCCAATTGGTATTCGACAAGGCACTTGAAGAATTCAAAAGATACCTAAAACCAAGAGAGTTAGAGGACCTCAAGGCAACTACATCCGAGAATCTGTCGAGGATCATCGGGGAGATACAAACTAGGCAACACTGGGAACGGCGGCCACAAAACCTGAGCAGGCTAGATCGTTTCCTCGAAGCCATTAATCAGTACGAGCAAGTCGTAAAGACATTTTGCAACAACAATGACGTTGTACCTTTTCTCCGA GGACCCATTAAGTGGTTGTTACAA GCAACGAGTGCAGATCCCGAGGCGTTCAACGAACTTCTGGACACATACAAGGGCATTGGAGAGAGTTTGCCCCTTCTTACGCAGTATCAGACTCTCTTCCAGGCCAAGCCTCACATGGTGCAAAATCTATGGCTCATATACGACGACGTACTCGCATTTCATTCTATAATCTTTCGTTATTTTCAGCAACCAC TTTGA
- a CDS encoding uncharacterized protein (EggNog:ENOG41), which yields MRLLKTDRYELVEANDIPEPFPQYAILSHTWISPKDEITYQDIKKRKEDIENDLFKQKGWAKLRRYCDRAARDGWDWAWMDTCCIDKTNPYDTQEAINAMFQWYQDAGICYAYLDDVDANIIFSTVGSAGVNDLEDVDLDNIAGADNVANRCSFRHKALSPFVVKAKWFTRGWTLQELLAPHYLVFVDRAWRRIGTRESWADEIKEASGIETPYLTAFSPTDFNSCSIAMRLSWASGRDTTLEEDETYSLLGLFGISLPLIYGEGRWRAFNRLQRELITVYNDDSIFAWKAEQTSRSRINRPQWEDNGSNWGILAPSIRQFWDASKSQSVWSLWRQLLHDKPRSGN from the exons ATGCGGCTCTTGAAAACGGACCGGTACGAGCTCGTTGAAGCGAATGACATTCCTGAACCCTTCCCTCAGTATGCCATCCTTTCTCATACATGGATCTCTCCAAAGGATGAGATCACCTATCAGGAcatcaaaaaaagaaaagaggacaTTGAGAATGATCTCTTCAAGCAAAAAGGCTGGGCGAAATTGAGACGATACTGCGACCGCGCGGCAAGAGACGGCTGGGACTGGGCCTGGATGGATACATGCTGCATCGATAAGACCAACCCATATGATACTcaagaagccatcaatgccatgtTCCAATGGTATCAAGACGCCGGCATATGTTATGCCTACCTCGATGACGTGGATGCCAACATAATCTTCAGCACTGTAGGCTCTGCAGGTGTGAATGACCTTGAGGACGTGGATCTTGACAATATCGCAGGCGCTGACAATGTTGCCAACCGTTGCAGCTTTCGCCATAAAGCCCTTAGCCCCTTCGTCGTTAAAGCCAAGTGGTTCACTCGAGGGTGGACTTTACAGGAGCTCCTTGCTCCCCATTACTTGGTATTTGTGGACCGAGCATGGCGTCGTATCGGGACTCGAGAGAGCTGGGCAGATGAAATCAAGGAAGCTAGTGGGATCGAGACGCCGTATTTGACAGCGTTCAGCCCAACGGATTTTAATTCGTGTTCCATCGCCATGAGGCTCTCCTGGGCGTCCGGCCGTGACACAAcccttgaagaagatgaaacaTACTCACTGTTGGGTCTCTTCGGTATTAGCTTACCCCTTATATATGGCGAAGGAAGGTGGCGAGCCTTCAACAGACTCCAACGTGAGTTGATCACTGTCTACAACGACGATTCCATTTTTGCTTGGAAAGCAGAGCAAACGTCCAGAAGCCGCATTAATCGGCCACAATGGGAAG ACAACGGCTCGAACTGGGGAATCCTCGCGCCATCAATTAGACAGTTTTGGGACGCTTCCAAAAGTCAAAGCGTTTGGTCACTATGGcgacagcttctccatgacAAACCGAGGTCTGGAAATTAA
- a CDS encoding uncharacterized protein (EggNog:ENOG41~CAZy:GH72~TransMembrane:1 (n6-14c19/20o516-543i)~SECRETED:SignalP(1-19)): protein MGLSKLSVSLLALASSAIGADLPAITAKGSKFFYPNGTQFFIKGVAYQQDVGQAGTTSSSGNSTFIDPLSSEANCKRDIPLLQQLGTNVIRTYAIDPTADHSACMSLLEAAGIYVFSDLGEPSLSINRDSPSWDTDLFARYQAVVDEMQKYSNVIGFFAGNEVSNAKNNTMASAFVKAAVRDTKAYIKSKKYRWMGVGYAANDDVDIRSQMADYFNCGDASDAIDFWGYNIYSWCGQSSMQKSGYDTETQFFSNYSVPVFFAEYGCNLPSGAADRIFQETAALYGDEMSAVFSGGIVYMYFEEANDYGLVKASGSSVTKLKDFSALQSQVAKVDPKGVDSADYKPTNQAAKCPALTSNWQASDNLPPTPDSGLCSCMQASLSCVRASGLESKDYGDIFNFICGNNPTVCAGINGNATTGVYGAYSMCDDGAKLDYVLDTYYNSQKKASTACDFNSQAQVVSAKPVATCSAALASASNINKQAATATGPVNAGATGGSSTSGGSSTSSSAAVAGRPAAYLLSMGELSMALYMGVAVLTGASMILL, encoded by the exons ATGGGCTTGTCCAAGCTCTCCGTTTCCCTGCTCGccctggccagcagcgccattggAGCTGATCTTCCCGCCATCACAGCCAAG GGCTCCAAGTTCTTCTACCCCAACGGCACCCAGTTCTTCATCAAGGGTGTTGCGTACCAGCAGGATGTTGGCCAGGCCggcaccaccagctcctcTGGCAACTCAACCTTCATCGACCCCCTCTCCAGCGAGGCCAACTGCAAGCGTGACAttccgctgctgcagcagctcggcaCAAACGTGATCCGAACCTATGCCATCGACCCCACGGCCGACCACTCGGCCTGCATGTCGCTGCTCGAGGCTGCCGGCATCTACGTCTTCTCCGATCTGGGCGAGCCCTCGCTGTCCATCAACCGCGACTCCCCCAGCTGGGACACCGACCTGTTCGCCCGCTACCAGGCCGTTGTCGACGAGATGCAGAAGTACTCCAACGTCATCGGCTTCTTCGCCGGTAACGAGGTCTCCAACGCCAAGAACAACACCATGGCCTCTGCCTTTGTCAAGGCCGCCGTGCGTGACACCAAGGCCTACATCAAGTCCAAGAAGTACCGCTGGATGGGTGTCGGCTATGCCGCCAACGACGACGTCGATATCCGCTCCCAGATGGCCGACTACTTCAACTGCGGTGACGCGAGCGACGCCATTGACTTCTGGGGCTACAACATCTACTCCTGGTGCGGTCAGAGCTCCATGCAGAAGTCTGGCTATGACACCGAGACCCAGTTCTTCTCCAACTACTCTGTccccgtcttcttcgccgagTACGGCTGCAACCTGCCCAGCGGCGCTGCCGACCGTATCTTCCAGGAAACCGCTGCTCTCTATGGTGACGAGATGTCTGCTGTCTTCAGCGGTGGTATcgtctacatgtactttgagGAGGCTAACGACTATG GTCTGGTCAAGGCTAGCGGCAGCTCCGTCACCAAGTTGAAGGACTTCAGCGCTCTCCAGTCTCAGGTTGCCAAGGTCGACCCCAAGGGTGTTGACTCGGCCGACTACAAGCCCACCAACCAGGCCGCCAAGTGCCCTGCCCTGACTTCCAACTGGCAAGCCTCCGACAACCTGCCTCCTACCCCCGACTCTGGTCTCTGCTCTTGCATGCAGGCTTCTCTGTCCTGCGTCCGCGCCTCCGGCCTCGAGTCCAAGGACTACGGTgacatcttcaacttcatctgCGGCAACAACCCCACCGTCTGCGCCGGTATCAATGGCAACGCCACCACCGGAGTCTACGGTGCCTACAGCATGTGCGACGACGGTGCCAAGCTCGACTACGTCCTCGACACCTACTACAACTCCCAGAAGAAGGCCTCCACTGCTTGCGACTTCAACAGCCAGGCCCAGGTCGTCAGCGCCAAGCCCGTCGCCACCTGCTCTGCTGCCCTGGCCTCTGccagcaacatcaacaagcagGCCGCCACTGCTACCGGCCCCGTCAACGCCGGTGCCACTGGTGGCAGCTCCACCAGCGGcggctccagcaccagcagcagcgctgccgttgctggcCGCCCTGCTGCCTACCTGCTCAGTATGGGCGAGCTGTCCATGGCTCTGTACATGGGTGTTGCCGTGCTCACCGGTGCTAGCATGATCCTCCTGTAA
- a CDS encoding uncharacterized protein (EggNog:ENOG41) — MTTPEAAAQIKSQPRPSAPGPVTATTEAPPQSLLAKQQNLIPMAVGTADAQQNTMPLEGAEKELLMERVHNTGAQTPSSLAAQIERELQQKSST, encoded by the exons ATGACGACTCCCGAAGCCGCAGCTCAAATCAAATCGCAGCCTCGTCCCTCAGCCCCCGGGCCAGTCACCGCTACAACAGAAG CACCGCCCCAAAGCCTCCTCGCCAAGCAGCAGAACCTCATCCCAATGGCCGTTGGCACTGCAGACGCTCAGCAGAACACAATGCCCTTGGAGGGTGCCGAAAAGGAGCTGTTGATG GAGAGAGTTCACAACACCGGTGCGCAGACGCCGTCGTCTCTCGCCGCGCAGATTGAGCGTGAGCTGCAGCAAAAGAGTTCAACCTAA
- a CDS encoding uncharacterized protein (EggNog:ENOG41), producing MGSSGLQASIWAAAPSRPSDSYRFDSRSRSVPPVSASTTTTAVPSSTATVTTAATAASLSPAQAFQRFHQTCQRLRWTAIDLENSYHRAHSPEHSGFSASDAEVNFKIDFHEFYMRIEQALVLVLLVYGVSVPRGFGGPRGQATHSYHHNVLLAFGEDGNPLRSALGIGDVNSALWKAKELRNRWKDAAEGETTPLGMYDLSWIIGRIIEGLGVAYKMAAARVEEIKMEAHGSAGNDMDAHSGADGDNAWTWMMADPMDLEP from the coding sequence ATGGGATCAAGTGGCCTACAAGCTTCGATAtgggcagcagcgccgagCCGCCCCTCCGATAGCTATCGATTCGACTCCAGATCCAGATCTGTGCCTCCAGTATCcgcctcgacgacgacgacagcagTCCCCAGCTCCACTGCAACAGTTACTACTGCCGCCACCGCAGCCTCCCTTTCGCCTGCGCAAGCCTTCCAGAGATTCCACCAGACCTGCCAGCGCCTCCGATGGACGGCCATCGATCTCGAAAATTCATACCACCGCGCACACTCCCCGGAACACAGCGGCTTCTCCGCCTCCGACGCCGAGGTCAACTTCAAGATTGACTTTCACGAATTCTACATGCGCATCGAGCAGGCCCTGGTGCTTGTCCTCCTCGTCTACGGCGTCAGCGTCCCCCGCGGCTTCGGCGGGCCCAGAGGCCAAGCAACACATAGCTATCACCACAACGTGCTGCTGGCGTTTGGCGAGGACGGCAATCCATTGAGAAGCGCGCTGGGCATAGGCGATGTCAACTCTGCGCTGTggaaggccaaggagctgcgCAACAGATGGAAAGATGCGGCGGAAGGGGAAACAACGCCGCTGGGCATGTATGACTTGTCGTGGATCATAGGACGTATCATTGAGGGTCTGGGTGTCGCGTACAAGATGGCGGCTGCGAGGGTCGAGGAGATCAAGATGGAGGCTCATGGAAGCGCTGGGAATGACATGGACGCGCACAGTGGCGCTGACGGTGATAATGCATGGACGTGGATGATGGCGGACCCTATGGACTTGGAGCCGTGA
- a CDS encoding uncharacterized protein (TransMembrane:3 (o14-34i206-223o274-301i)), producing the protein MVSLVAVILSPQNWSPSVLLLVASVAIFAIVRLSKRAAFHSGAKWTDRGVPILGSLPFYTRRGDYLREGKERSANGHFNFFFGPYPIVAISGEAARSAYFTTRGLDLSAGFKKLFSAGPDVDSLLGRNMATYFVTLFKRLTGKDHLATCLPYLNQDAHGTFSAIDTSVPMDPFVVLRDLICKMTHRTVGCHDVAEDPELRAKTMKYYDMLDASSALSIMFPWLPTPTKMNKLWGGGKLHMLFLNIIKERRRTGRRAEDTVQVLMDKGESDMVTAAFIIGALFAGLINTAIQAAWIICYLAYDPVWYAKVQAEVDAAVAKHRTSEHQTPAEVLQTLSVDTWESEFPSLDLGVQDSIRLNLMGASMRQNISGKDIVLGDTGVIIPKDAFAVYSISDVHMDETVYKNPGRWDPGRYLSDRGEDKAKQHGYVGWGSGLHPCLGMRIAKMELFVSTATFVAMFNFKAVDKLGKPRTEPLPGYNCNDLQPRRMTGTIYLKCESRY; encoded by the exons ATGGTCAGCCTCGTCGCTGTAATCCTTTCGCCTCAGAATTGGTCGCCCAGCgttctgctgctggtggcaaGCGTCGCAATCTTTGCTATTGTTCGCCTTTCGAAGCGTGCTGCTTTCCATTCCGGCGCAAAATGGACGGATAGAGGCGTGCCGATCCTCGGCTCGCTGCCCTTTTATACAAGGAGAGGCGATTATTTGAGGGAGGGCAAAGAGCGCAGTGCTAACGGGCACTttaatttcttctttgggcCGTATCCCATTGTTGCCATCTCGGGGGAGGCTGCGCGGTCGGCATATTTTACTACTCGCGGGCTTGATCTAAGTGCTGG ATTCAAAAAACTCTTCTCAGCAGGCCCTGATGTTGACAGCCTCCTTGGCCGTAACATGGCCACCTATTTCGTGACGCTGTTCAAGCGTCTCACCGGAAAGGATCATTTGGCAACCTGTCTCCCCTATCTCAACCAGGATGCCCACGGTACCTTTTCTGCCATCGACACATCTGTTCCCATGGATCCATTCGTGGTTCTGCGTGATCTCATCTGCAAGATGACGCATCGTACCGTCGGCTGCCACGACGTTGCTGAAGATCCTGAGTTGCGGGCGAAAACAATGAAGTACTATGACATGCTGGATGCGAGCTCTGCTCTTAGTATCATGTTCCCCTGGCTGCCAACTCCTACGAAGATGAACAAGCTTTGGGGAGGAGGAAAGCTGCATATGTTGTTTCTAAACATTAtcaaggagaggagaagaactGGTCGGAGAGCAGAGGACACCGTGCAGGTACTCATGGATAAGGGTGAAAGCGACATGGTCACTGCAGCA TTTATCATTGGCGCGCTATTCGCTGGCTTGATCAACACTGCCATTCAAGCAGCGTGGATCATCTGCTACCTTGCTTATGATCCGGTCTGGTACGCCAAAGTCCAAGCAGAGGTTGATGCAGCCGTTGCCAAACACCGAACTTCTGAGCATCAGACCCCGGCTGAAGTCCTGCAAACGCTCTCTGTTGATACATGGGAGTCTGAGTTTCCTTCTCTTGACTTGGGAGTGCAAGACAGCATCCGGCTCAACCTGATGGGAGCTTCTATGCGCCAGAATATCTCTGGCAAGGACATTGTGCTTGGGGATACAGGCGTTATTATTCCAAAAGATGCATTTGCA GTTTATAGCATATCGGATGTTCACATGGATGAGACGGTATACAAGAACCCAGGAAGATGGGATCCGGGCCGATATCTATCCGACAGAGGAGAAGACAAGGCGAAGCAGCACGGATATGTTGGATGGGGATCTGGATTGCACCCATGTC TGGGCATGAGA ATTGCGAAAATGGAACTCTTTGTTTCCACGGCCACGTTTGTGGCAATGTTCAACTTTAAAGCGGTCGATAAGCTTGGGAAGCCGAGGACCGAGCCGCTGCCGGGCTATAATTGCAATGATTTGCAGCCGAGGCGTATGACGGGTACGATCTATCTCAAGTGCGAGTCCAGATACTAG
- a CDS encoding uncharacterized protein (TransMembrane:1 (o26-48i)) has product MRDGSLALAERSKVLKDFQSPTGTNILLMTLGTGAVGLNLAVASRIYLLEPQWNPSIESQAIGRAFRLGQKDQVVIIRYVMMHTVEESNVLSRQRRKLELAGGGFSKEKDMMSERFQALLDIFGVDQTSESRHH; this is encoded by the exons ATGAGAGATGGCTCACTTGCCTTGGCTGAACGCAGCAAAGTGCTGAAGGACTTTCAATCTCCCACAGGCACCAATATTCTGTTAATGACACTAGGCACTGGTGCAGTTGG TTTGAACCTTGCGGTTGCATCACGTATCTACCTTCTAGAGCCACAATGGAACCCATCTATCGAGTCCCAAGCAATTGGAAGGGCGTTTCGACTTGGCCAGAAGGATCAAGTCGTCATTATCCGATACGTCATGATGCATACTGTCGAGGAA AGCAATGTTTTATCTcgccagagaagaaagctTGAGCTAGCGGGCGGTGGCTTTAGCAAGGAGAAGGACATGATGTCTGAAAGGTTTCAAGCACTGCTA GACATCTTCGGCGTTGATCAAACCTCAGAGTCGAGACATCACTGA
- a CDS encoding uncharacterized protein (EggNog:ENOG41) translates to MPELVYHNGHYHEVPRRDRRHKKRDDSWNVMKVWDEVLYNIGDLYYKVRKRY, encoded by the coding sequence ATGCCCGAGCTCGTCTACCACAACGGACACTACCACGAGGTCCCCCGCCGTGATCGGCGTCACAAGAAGCGCGACGACTCCTGGAACGTCATGAAGGTTTGGGACGAGGTGCTGTATAACATTGGCGATCTCTACTACAAGGTGCGCAAGCGCTACTAA
- a CDS encoding uncharacterized protein (EggNog:ENOG41) produces MSEESFFERSKKKWKKFQQRGQSPRASSLPATSQPYAPTQLSTSLDILPASASPSPAIEASKPIITVSTPEIATEQQEPPVSLWNSVFERSSKETKNWIRGHGLDLSEQAKPEDHIREITRLIESNTLCTDKNGDSKIDINYQKIVFREYIADVAAFLTMAGDIAVNFAPPQASAPWAVAKAMLRIPVKQSDQMAALAGTVQWFTRIVRRGQLYELLYNAKTTDGNAVLNLHDALLDVYVAAIELLTRCDSLIEGGMAKQTLNAILRPEQATGLVADLFQKEQKLLQEVAVCEASRSEIAGRQADEKSRDLLFNVNKLSSPLARVDEGVMDIREMIDEDRLRGLLQFISPEGHGKSHVDIADSRIDDTGNWLMEHEGFRAWQAIPSSSTILWLKGTVGTGKTYLTWRAIEYVKATLEEGSGNEGFAFFYCSRSATSLQDPLVILRSFVRQLFDKASETGYNRLIQKRKVAENEGRSLGLKDCKELILELINLYSKSTIILDALDEASSTSTNQNLAEILIGILDKAKKPVKLFISSRPDREYLQAFKANATITIESNNQQADIEKYLEDRLYSTLSFKQRQKETQTLILNVFSSKNSTMFRWIHLQVQRLNNYTSHDAVRSWATTLPSTLTEAYDQLFDDMRKHDEHDIALAERAIKWVLCSILPLSSEALLEAIRYSLHGSVVVQKDKQTEQQILSLCRDLLTIEPKRKVWALPHASVAEYFELKGITLAECDLFASKILIDCLVNFEPETLKRVARLWPVRSFEQYVVYAWFLHVERYDKWLGSAKGANADPGLVMALKRFLGSPEESSDYYRRWIDNADTLIDKGRRYHDGRIGYSVKTELLPSDMALYTVCRYGFYYTLRDWWEGTAISKEMALKECKLGYTPLVHAVKSGCIPILKHLISLGGTDYSPSERCNAVDKAMAYEQWDIATLLMAEAAIDINDVYDGYTETLVQQAARTNPEKLQWLIDQGWVDANRESVTEFGSPLIAAACVLNIQSVEILLKAGANADVSVECGKYDTALDAAASSYVFDEQELVEIVQLLLDSGADANKPLKKGRYGSALETLICLNFDDINILREPLGMLLKAGADPTMVFERGHYGSALAAAAFHGLKELLVAMIGATSKERAVECLRFGRHPDKCVLGLKKTAEKWRDGRVETVKYLADEVGVDEETLHKIGLWDVTPEMRQGEYYIAIF; encoded by the exons ATGAGTGAAGAGAGCTTCTTCGAGAgatcaaagaaaaaatggaaaaagttTCAGCAGCGTGGGCAATCTCCGCGGGCAAGCTCTCTGCCAGCTACAAGCCAGCCTTACGCACCAACTCAGCTGTCCACGTCGTTGGACATtttgccagcatcagcatcgccttctccagctaTCGAAGCGTCAAAACCCATTATCACGGTATCGACGCCGGAAATTGCAACCGAGCAACAGGAGCCTCCAGTAAGCCTTTGGAACAGCGTTTTCGAAAGGTCAAGCAAAGAAACCAAGAATTGGATTCGAGGACATGGTCTCGACCTTTCGGAACAAGCGAAGCCAGAAGACCATATTAGAGAAATCACTCGCCTTATTGAAAGCAACACACTATGTACAGATAAAAATGGGGACTCGAAGATTGATATTAATTATCAAAAGATTGTTTTCCGTGAATATATTGCCGACGTTGCTGCATTTCTTACCATGGCGGGCGATATTGCCGTCAACTTTGCGCCGCCACAAGCCAGCGCGCCTTGGGCTGTTGCAAAAGCCATGCTGAGA ATTCCAGTCAAGCAAAGCGACCAGATGGCAGCCCTTGCCGGGACCGTCCAGTGGTTCACTCGCATAGTTCGCAGAGGCCAGCTATACGAGCTCTTGTATAACGCAAAAACGACTGATGGAAACGCGGTGCTAAACTTGCATGATGCACTATTGGACGTATATGTCGCGGCAATAGAGCTTCTTACGCGATGCGATAGCCTGATTGAAGGCGGGATGGCTAAGCAGACACTTAATGCCATTCTTAGGCCAGAGCAGGCCACAGGGCTTGTTGCAGACTTGTTTCAAAAGGAACAGAAGCTTTTACAAGAAGTTGCAGTCTGTGAAGCTTCCCGAAGTGAAATTGCCGGTAGACAGGCCGATGAGAAATCAAGAGACTTGCTCTTTAACGTGAATAAGCTCTCCTCGCCGCTAGCACGAGTTGACGAGGGGGTAATGGACATTCGGGAAATGATTGACGAGGACCGATTGCGAGGGCTTTTACAATTTATCAGTCCGGAAGGGCATGGGAAAAGCCACGTCGATATTGCAGATTCGAGAATCGACGATACAGGCAATTGGCTGATGGAGCACGAAGGGTTTCGCGCCTGGCAAGCTAtaccttcatcatcaacgatATTATGGCTCAAAGGAACCG TTGGCACCGGCAAGACATACCTCACCTGGCGGGCGATTGAGTATGTAAAGGCGACATTGGAAGAAGGATCTGGTAACGAAggatttgcctttttctacTGCAGCCGATCAGCAACTTCGTTGCAAGATCCTCTGGTAATTCTAAGAAGTTTTGTTCGCCAGCTGTTTGACAAGGCATCTGAAACCGGTTACAATCGCTTGATCCAAAAACGCAAAGTAGCGGAGAATGAAGGGCGGAGTCTTGGGCTGAAGGACTGCAAAGAGCTAATTTTGGAACTGATAAATCTCTATTCCAAGTCGACTATTATTCTCGATGCTTTAGACGAAGCTAGCTCGACGAGTACAAACCAGAACTTGGCGGAGATTCTCATCGGCATactggacaaggccaagaaacCGGTTAAACTCTTTATATCCAGTCGTCCAGACCGCGAATACCTGCAGGCGTTTAAAGCTAACGCTACAATCACTATCGAATCCAACAACCAGCAGGCAGATATTGAAAAATACCTAGAGGACAGACTTTACTCGACTTTGTCGTTTAAGCAACGTCAAAAGGAAACCCAGACATTGATCCTAAATGTCTTTTCTTCGAAAAATAGCACCAT GTTTCGGTGGATTCATCTACAGGTCCAAAGACTCAACAACTACACCTCTCATGATGCAGTCAGATCCTGGGCCACTACACTGCCCAGTACTCTGACCGAGGCATATGACCAGCTATTTGATGATATGAGAAAGCATGACGAGCACGACATAGCCTTGGCCGAGCGTGCCATCAAGTGGGTGCTATGCTCTATTTTACCACTTAGCTCCGAGGCTTTGTTAGAAGCCATTCGCTATTCGCTACATGGTTCAGTAGTGGTtcaaaaagacaaacagaCTGAACAACAGATATTATCCCTCTGCCGAGATCTGTTGACAATTGAGCCAAAGCGCAAGGTGTGGGCACTGCCTCATGCGTCTGTTGCTGAATACTTTGAGCTAAAGGGCATAACGCTAGCAGAGTGCGATTTATTCGCTTCCAAGATATTAATTGATTGTCTTGTAAACTTTGAGCCGGAGACTTTGAAGCGTGTGGCAAGGTTGTGGCCAGTTCGGAGCTTTGAGCAGTATGTTGTCTACGCATGGTTTCTGCACGTCGAACGATATGACAAATGGCTCGGTTCAGCAAAGGGCGCGAATGCAGATCCAGGACTTGTTATGGCTCTCAAGAGATTTCTTGGATCGCCAGAAGAAAGCAGCGATTACTATAGACGATGGATTGATAACGCTGATACCCTCATTGATAAAGGACGCCGATATCATGATGGGCGAATCGGCTATTCAGTAAAGACGGAGCTATTGCCTAGCGACATGGCTTTGTATACTGTATGTCGATATGGATTCTACTACACCTTGCGAGACTGGTGGGAGGGAACCGCAATTAGCAAGGAAATGGCGCTCAAAGAGTGCAAACTCGGCTACACACCGCTTGTTCATGCAGTCAAGAGCGGGTGCATACCAATTCTCAAACATTTGATCAGCTTGGGTGGCACAGATTACTCGCCATCTGAAAGATGTAATGCCGTGGACAAAGCCATGGCTTATGAACAGTGGGACATCGCAACCCTACTGATGGCAGAAGCGGCAATCGACATCAACGACGTATATGACGGATATACCGAGACTCTTGTCCAACAGGCCGCGAGAACCAACCCTGAAAAGCTGCAATGGTTGATAGATCAGGGCTGGGTAGACGCGAATAGGGAAAGCGTCACAGAGTTTGGCAGCCCGTTGATTGCAGCCGCCTGTGTCCTAAACATACAGTCAGTCGAGATTTTGCTCAAGGCCGGTGCAAACGCAGACGTTTCTGTGGAATGCGGCAAATACGACACCGCTCTTGATGCAGCGGCTTCGAGTTATGTCTTTGACGAGCAGGAACTTGTCGAAATTGTCCAGTTATTGCTCGACAGCGGCGCAGACGCCAACAAGCCCTTGAAGAAAGGTCGATATGGCAGCGCACTGGAAACGTTAATCTGTCTCAACTTTGACGACATCAACATCCTGAGGGAGCCGTTGGGCATGTTGCTCAAAGCTGGTGCTGATCCGACAATGGTGTTTGAAAGGGGGCATTACGGCAGTGCACTCGCCGCCGCTGCGTTTCATGGACTTAAAGAGCTGCTCGTTGCTATGATTGGGGCTACGAGCAAAGAACGGGCAGTTGAGTGCCTTCGCTTCGGTAGACATCCTGACAAATGCGTCTTGGgattgaagaagacggccgAGAAATGGAGGGATGGGAGAGTGGAAACTGTAAAATATCTTGCTGATGAAGTAGGAGTGGATGAAGAGACGCTGCATAAGATTGGTCTGTGGGATGTCACGCCTGAAATGAGGCAGGGTGAGTATTATATAGCCATATTCTAG
- a CDS encoding uncharacterized protein (EggNog:ENOG41): MEKIKPEDWNEEFDTESILIRASNFSKLLGCRSVFVLEYPECIKIGSKYFIDFCSSSFGAKMQLLDDTHLDRGLKRDELLMEPNQLVFINIEVRHEGIKSEFDVIINLTETGYPSAGIMSRNLERWKRLEDPLKQSCLTYEALAEYLHYKVPNEPVYPMTAMEATESLAIGVFILPRPPLHRTLKMPSGGATPARLREYVLKVSVDQDDDGQRDNLERQDRKRRRIL, encoded by the coding sequence ATGGAGAAGATCAAGCCGGAGGATTGGAATGAGGAGTTTGACACAGAATCCATTCTCATACGGGCAAGTAACTTTTCGAAACTCCTCGGCTGTCGATCAGTATTTGTACTAGAATACCCCGAGTGTATCAAAATCGGCTCCAAGTATTTCATCGACTTCTGTTCATCTAGTTTCGGCGCAAAGATGCAGTTATTGGATGACACACATTTAGATCGTGGTTTAAAGCGAGATGAACTGCTCATGGAACCGAACCAACTGGTATTCATCAACATTGAAGTGCGACATGAAGGCATCAAGTCTGAATTTGATGTCATTATCAATCTCACCGAGACCGGATATCCTTCTGCTGGGATCATGAGCAGAAACCTGGAACGATGGAAAAGGCTCGAGGATCCACTGAAGCAGTCTTGCCTAACATACGAAGCATTAGCGGAGTATCTGCACTACAAAGTACCCAATGAGCCAGTATATCCCATGACTGCTATGGAAGCAACAGAAAGTCTTGCTATTGgtgtttttattcttcccCGACCCCCGCTACACAGGACGCTCAAAATGCCATCAGGTGGTGCAACGCCTGCCAGGTTACGGGAATACGTGCTCAAAGTATCAGttgaccaagatgatgacgggCAGCGAGACAATTTGGAGCGGCAAGATCGGAAGAGGCGAAGGATATTGTGA